The Ornithorhynchus anatinus isolate Pmale09 chromosome X2, mOrnAna1.pri.v4, whole genome shotgun sequence genome window below encodes:
- the PRR7 gene encoding proline-rich protein 7, which produces MVMSQGTYTFLTCFAGFWLIWGLIVLLCCFCSFLRRRLKRRQDGRLRDQPLRALELEPLDLDGSPARSPPGPAPAPAPAPPPAPAPHRIRLEPPHPPHRPHPAHPAHHPPHGPVPPRPWSYPRQDSDLSKPPCYEEAVLMAEPPPPYSEVLTDTRGLYRKIATPFLSRDGSEKQDQPPSSKPLFLDRAYSSALHLPSGPRPGPPCPAALYLPPDRPRRLFPSWTDSELSGRDPLDPGAWRLPVSVPLLGRTTAV; this is translated from the exons ATGGTGATGTCCCAAGGCACGTACACCTTCCTGACCTGCTTCGCCGGGTTCTGGCTGATCTGGGGTCTGATCGTGCTGCTGTGCTGCTTCTGCAGCTTCCTCCGACGCCGGCTGAAGCGGCGGCAGGACGGGCGGCTGCGGGACCAGCCCCTGCGCGCCCTGGAGCTGGAGCCCCTCGACCTCGACGGCAGCCCGGCCcgcagccccccgggcccggccccggccccggccccggccccgcccccggccccggccccgcaccgcatCCGCCTGGAGCCCCCGCACCCCCcgcaccgcccccaccccgcccacccgGCCCACCACCCCCCGCACGGGCCGGTCCCGCCGCGGCCCTGGAGCTACCCGCGCCAAG ACTCGGACCTGTCCAAGCCCCCGTGCTACGAGGAGGCCGTGCTGATGGCCGAGCCGCCCCCTCCCTACAGCGAGGTGCTGACCGACACGCGGGGCCTCTACCGCAAGATCGCCACGCCCTTCCTCAGCCGCGACGGCTCCGAGAAGCAGGACCAGCCGCCCAGCTCCAAGCCCCTCTTCCTCGACCGGGCCTACTCGTCCGCCCTGCACCTGCCCAGcggccccaggcccggcccgccCTGCCCGGCGGCCCTCTACCTGCCGCCCGACCGGCCCCGACGCCTCTTCCCCAGCTGGACGGACTCAGAGCTCAGCGGCCGCGACCCCCTGGACCCCGGCGCCTGGCGCCTGCCCGTCTCCGTCCCCTTGCTGGGGAGGACTACAGCCGTATAG